Proteins encoded together in one Prinia subflava isolate CZ2003 ecotype Zambia chromosome 23, Cam_Psub_1.2, whole genome shotgun sequence window:
- the AVPR1B gene encoding vasopressin V1b receptor, which translates to MEPGWGWNSSRQSPPGHGPGLPSPAGDPNLTVLHTRDEELAKAEVGVLGTILAVATVGNLGVLLAMYRLRRKMSRMHLFILHLGITDLGVALFQVLPQLLWKLTYRFQGPDPLCRAVKYLQVLSMFASTYMLMAMTLDRYLAVCRPLRSLRQPGRQAYAMVVATWLLSCVLSVPQVFIFSLREVRPGSGVLDCWADFGSVWAARAYVTWTTLCVFVLPVGVLGLCYSLICHEICKNLKGKTQGGAVAAPAGPNPAGKGRKGQGQGQGGQASRVSSVRSISRAKIRTVRMTFVIVAAYVACWAPFFSVQMWSVWDEDAPGDESTNVAFSITMLLASLSSCCNPWIYLFFSGHLLQGTGRCPRCWRRPRAGLRRPNSSGSLCSRRTTILSHSHGHGAALCDSARDTDPPCDEGVTESGTL; encoded by the exons AtggagccgggctggggctggaatAGCTCCCGGCAGAGCCCCCCTGGGCACGGCCCGGGGCTGCCGAGCCCCGCAGGGGACCCCAACCTGACGGTGCTGCACACCCGGGACGAGGAGCTGGCCAAGGCCGAGGTGGGCGTGCTGGGCACCATCCTGGCCGTGGCCACCGTGGGCAACCTGGGCGTGCTGCTGGCCATGTACCGgctgaggaggaagatgagCCGCATGCACCTCTTCATCCTGCACCTGGGCATCACTGACCTGGGCGTGGCGCTGTTCCAGGTGCTGCCGCAGCTCCTCTGGAAGCTCACCTACCGCTTCCAGGGCCCCGACCCGCTCTGCAGGGCCGTCAAGTACCTGCAGGTGCTCAGCATGTTCGCCTCCACCTACATGCTGATGGCGATGACGCTGGACCGCTACCTGGCCGTGTGCCGCCCGCTGCGGTCGCTGCGGCAGCCCGGCCGCCAGGCCTACGCCATGGTCGTGGCCACCTGGCTACTGAGCTGCGTGCTCAGCGTGCCCCAGGTGTTCATCTTCTCGCTGCGGGAGGTGCGCCCGGGCTCGGGGGTGCTGGACTGCTGGGCGGATTTTGGGTCTGTGTGGGCAGCGCGAGCCTACGTCACCTGGACCACGCTGTGCGTCTTCGTGCTGCCCGTGGGCGTGCTGGGCCTCTGCTACAGCCTCATCTGCCACGAGATCTGCAAGAACCTCAAGGGCAAGACCCAGGGAGGAGCggtggctgccccagcaggcccaaaccccgcggggaaggggaggaaggggcaggggcaggggcagggcgggcaggcCTCGCGGGTGAGCAGCGTGCGCAGCATCTCCCGCGCCAAGATCCGCACGGTGAGGATGACCTTCGTCATCGTGGCCGCCTACGTGGCCTGCTGGGCGCCCTTCTTCAGCGTGCAGATGTGGTCGGTGTGGGACGAGGACGCCCCTGGTGACG AGTCCACCAACGTGGCTTTCAGCATCACCATGCTGCTGgccagcctcagcagctgctgcaacCCCTGGATCTACCTGTTCTTCAGCGGGCACCTGCTGCAGGGCACCGGGCGCTGCCCGCGCTGCTGGCGccgcccccgggccgggctgcgcAGACCCAACTCCAGCGGGagcctgtgcagcaggagaaccACGATCCTGAGCCACAGCCACGGCCACGGGGCTGCCCT GTGTGACAGCGCCAGGGACACAGACCCGCCCTGCGACGAGGGCGTGACGGAGTCGGGAACGCTCTAG
- the RHEX gene encoding regulator of hemoglobinization and erythroid cell expansion protein codes for MSSCPCWVPAVASLGTLVLYSLLLLLLYVLLSRKIAQHSCGMKASSSPGGRPSPAPSPAPPSSPGGDQAQNPGAQNPGAQTPPAACAGSSDTSSDTSEDSDSPSCPQGRGSAENINYTSLVFPGKGPAPGSARDYENVKAGLDYINVDPKRRKMHFWPFSSPRASKGVEYTEVKL; via the exons ATGAGCTCTTGTCCATG CTGGGTTCCTGCTGTCGCCTCACTTGGCACCTTGGTGCTCtactccctcctcctgctgctcctttacGTCTTGCTCAGCAGGAAAATCG cccaACATTCCTGCGGGATgaaggccagcagcagccccgggggtcgtcccagccctgcccccagcccagctccacccTCGTCACCGGGAGGGGACCAGGCACAAAACCCCGGGGCACAAAACCCCGGGGCACAAACCCCaccagcagcctgtgcag GGAGCAGTGACACATCCTCGGACACCTCGGAGGACTCggacagcccctcctgccctcag GGCCGTGGCTCAGCAGAAAATATCAATTACACATCCCTGGTGTTCCCAGGGAAGGGCCCCGCGCCGGGCTCTGCCCGGGACTACGAGAACGTGAAGGCCGGGCTGGATTACATCAACGTGGACccaaagaggaggaaaatgcaCTTCTGGCccttctccagccccagggcaTCCAAGGGCGTGGAGTACACCGAGGTGAAGCTGTGA